The genomic window TAGATGCTCTATAAAAAAACACTATTTTAAGATGGGAATATCGTTTCTTTAGTAATTCTTACATCCTTTTCAAGCATAAAAGCTTAAAATCATAAGTTTAATTATTTGTTTTTTCTTAAAAATAGGTATCTCATTGGTATTGCATTGTTGTTTTTTCTAATAGGCACGTCACGATCTCCTATGATTAGTGAATCTTTGGTTAATCTTATTATTTCTGATGTTTTTTGTGCCTCTTTACTTGAGTCAATAAAAAAAACTCGGTTTCGGAGCCATTTACCCGCTGCAGAATTATAAGTTTTAATTAGGTATGGATCTGGAATAAGATCGTCGGGACCACATACAAAATATTTTAAATAAGTAACCTCACGTAAATCTTCAGGTTTAATAGCATTATCTGTAAAGCCCTGTTTCTTTACTAATATCCAGGTGCCAATCAAATTGTTTCGGATATTTTTGGTTCCGTCATCTTCGGATATAATTGTTGAAATGATACGACCGTAATTGTAAATAAATAATAATATCAAAAGAGCAAGCAATGGGTAGATGATATTTTTAGCTATTTGCATGTTTAAATTGATATTGCTTGTATTATTATACTTGGTTTGACTTATATTTTTTTCTAATTAACAAATAATAGTTTATAAATACTTGCTAAATAACATTAGTAGCAATTTATTAATTTTACAAAAATACTGATTTTGTTGATGCTCAATTACGCCGCATCATGATAAATTTTGGTTCGTACCATCAATTAGTATGATCTTGGGGCCAACAAAAATCTAGCGCTGTACCTATTTTGGTTGGATAGGACTATCAGAATTCCGTACGTTGATTTCTTCCAGTAGATTTAAGGTGATAAACACAGATAATTCCTAATTTCTTCGTATTTTTCAGCAAATGTGACTTATTATTGAAAACAATCCTTTGTAAATGAAAAAACTCCTTCTATTTTCCAGTTGTGCGCTCCTTTTCTTTGGTTCCTGCAAGCAAGGTACAAAAAGCACTGATATTAGTGTAGATTCTTTAGCCATTAAAGCCATTAACGATTCGAGTTTAACCCATTATCTATCAGTAATTGCGGCTGATAGCTTAGAAGGGCGAAAACCTTTTACCAATGGAGAAACCAAAACCATCAATTATCTAAAAAACCAGTTCGAAAAACTGGGCCTGCAGCCGGGCAATGGAGATAGTTTCTTTCAGGAGGTACCCATGGTAGAAATTAAATCTGTGCCGGAAGCTAAAATGGTTGTTAAAGGAAAAACAGCATCCTTAATACTCAATTATTTAACCGATTTTGTGGCTGGCACGCGCCGTTTGCAAGATGAGGTAAGTATAAGCAACTCACCTTTGGTTTTTGCTGGGTATGGTATTGTTGCACCCGAGTATGGCTGGAACGATTATGCAAACCTTGATGTAAAAGGGAAAACGGTAGTGGTGTTGATCAATGATCCGGGCTTTGCCGATTCTACCTTGTTTAAAGGTAAAAATATGACTTACTACGGCAGATGGACCTATAAGTTTGAAGAAGCGGCTAGACAGGGGGCTACAGGGATTATTATTGTTCATGATACCGAGCCAGCAGCTTATCCCTGGACAGTTGTGCGCAGTGGATGGTCGAAATCTAAACTTACCCTGCAAAGCGAAGACAATGGAATGAGCAGGGCTGTAGTGGAAGGCTGGATTACTTTAGATAAGGCGAAACAGCTATTTGCACTGGATGGTAAATCTTTCGACCAATTGGCTTTAAGTGCTCGGAAAAAAGGTTTTAAAGCTGTCGATTTAAATATGACCACCTCATTAAAGGTTAAAAATACCATCAAAAAATCGGTTACTTATAATGTTCTGGCTAAAATACCAGGCAATAAGCATAAAGACGAAGCTATTATTTATTCGGCACATTGGGATCATTTAGGCGTGGGAGAAAAAATACAGGGCGATTCTATCTACAATGGGGCGGTTGATAATGCAACTGGCGTAGCTTCTTTATTCGAAATTGCTTCGGCCTTTAAAAAATTGCCTAAAGCTCCCGGGCGTACCATTTTATTTATTTCTTATACGGCTGAAGAGCAAGGCCTATTGGGTTCTGAATATTATGCCAAACACCCAGCTTTCCCTTTGGCTAAAACGGTTGCCAATATCAATATGGATATGATGGGTATCGCCGGTAAAACCAAAGATATTGTGGTATACGGCTTTGGTCAGTCAGAATTGGAAGATTATGCTGCAGCAGCGGCTAAAAAACAGGGGCGGGTAATTGTACCAGATCCTGTTCCATCATCGGGGTTATACTACCGTTCAGATCATTTTAATTTGGCTAAGGTTGGTGTACCCTCACTGTTTACAGGTTCAGGGGTAGATAACATTAAAAACGGCAGGGAATGGGGATTAAAGCAAGTAGCTGATTTTACCAAATTCCGTTACCATTCGCCACAGGATAATTTCGATGCCAAAACATGGGATTTATCGGGTATTATAGAAGATGTAAGAATGCTCTTTGATATGGGGTACCGAATCAGTAATGAAGATTCCTATCCGAAATGGAAAGACGGATCTGAATTTAAAGCTATTAGAGAAAAGAAGTAAAACAAAAAGCGTCCCGATGGTAAACCGGGACGCTCTTCGAAAAAAAGTCATTTATTAAATTTCCCTTAAGGGAGAATTAATTAAAAGTAGAACTGTACACCTAATTTTGGTGCGAAAGTATCAGCGTTTAAGCCAAAAGTATTGGTTTTAACTTTAGCGCCAGTTCCTTCAGCT from Flavobacterium sp. W4I14 includes these protein-coding regions:
- a CDS encoding hypothetical protein (product_source=Hypo-rule applied; transmembrane_helix_parts=Inside_1_6,TMhelix_7_29,Outside_30_154) produces the protein MQIAKNIIYPLLALLILLFIYNYGRIISTIISEDDGTKNIRNNLIGTWILVKKQGFTDNAIKPEDLREVTYLKYFVCGPDDLIPDPYLIKTYNSAAGKWLRNRVFFIDSSKEAQKTSEIIRLTKDSLIIGDRDVPIRKNNNAIPMRYLFLRKNK
- a CDS encoding Zn-dependent M28 family amino/carboxypeptidase (product_source=COG2234; cath_funfam=3.40.630.10; cog=COG2234; pfam=PF02225,PF04389; superfamily=53187) — encoded protein: MKKLLLFSSCALLFFGSCKQGTKSTDISVDSLAIKAINDSSLTHYLSVIAADSLEGRKPFTNGETKTINYLKNQFEKLGLQPGNGDSFFQEVPMVEIKSVPEAKMVVKGKTASLILNYLTDFVAGTRRLQDEVSISNSPLVFAGYGIVAPEYGWNDYANLDVKGKTVVVLINDPGFADSTLFKGKNMTYYGRWTYKFEEAARQGATGIIIVHDTEPAAYPWTVVRSGWSKSKLTLQSEDNGMSRAVVEGWITLDKAKQLFALDGKSFDQLALSARKKGFKAVDLNMTTSLKVKNTIKKSVTYNVLAKIPGNKHKDEAIIYSAHWDHLGVGEKIQGDSIYNGAVDNATGVASLFEIASAFKKLPKAPGRTILFISYTAEEQGLLGSEYYAKHPAFPLAKTVANINMDMMGIAGKTKDIVVYGFGQSELEDYAAAAAKKQGRVIVPDPVPSSGLYYRSDHFNLAKVGVPSLFTGSGVDNIKNGREWGLKQVADFTKFRYHSPQDNFDAKTWDLSGIIEDVRMLFDMGYRISNEDSYPKWKDGSEFKAIREKK